The DNA sequence GCCGGTCGATCGCCTGCGCATAGGGATCAAGCAGCAGCTTGTCGGGGTCGAACCACAGGCCGGCGGCGGGATCATAGGGACCATCGGCGCGCAGGCCGTAGCGCGCGCCGATACCGACGCCCGCCGCCTCGACCCGCCAATAGCCGGCCACGTCGCGCACCATCGGCAGGCGGGTTTCGCCATCCGCCGCATCGAACAGGCAGAGCCAGAGCTGCGCGGCGTCCGGCGACCAGACGCAAAAGTCGGTGCCGGCCGCGCTGACGACCGGCCCCAACCTCACGCCGCCTCCGCGATCAGCGATCGATACAGGTCGGCATAACGCGCCGCGCTGTGGGGCCAGGAGAAATCGGCGCGCATCCCGGCGCGCTGCATCGCCTGCCAGACGGGCTTGTCGCGGTGCAGTTCCACCACCCGGTTGATCGCGCCATGCAGCGCCAGCGGATCGGACGGGGTAAAGACCACGCCGGTCGCCGCGCCAGCACTCACCGCCGCTTCATTGGCGTCGATCACCGTATCGGCAAGGCCACCGACCCGCGCCACCACCGGCACGCAGCCATAGCGTAGCGCATAAAGCTGGGTCAGGCCGCAGGGTTCGAAGCGCGAAGGGATGAGGATCGCGTCGCCGCCCGCCTGCAACAGGTGCGAGAGCGGCTCGTCATAGCCGATCTGCACGCCGATCCGGCCGCGATGCCGATCGGCCGCGCCCAGCAGCGCCCCTTCCAGCGGATGATCGCCCGATCCCAGCACGGCGAGCTTCGCGCCCATGCCGACCAGATGATCGAGCGCATCGACCATCAGGTCCATGCCCTTCTGCCAGGTCAGCCGGCTGACGATGATGAAGATCGGCGCGCCGTCCGCCTCCAGTCCGAAGCGCCGTTCCAGCGCGCGGCGGTTGCCCGCCCGCGCGCCCAAGGCCCGCGCATGATAGGCTTTGGGGATCAGCGCATCGGCCGCCGGGTTCCAGATATCGGTGTCGACGCCGTTCAATATGCCGTGCAGCCGGTCGACCCGGCCGTTGATGAGTCCGTCGAGGCCCATGCCATGAACCGATGAGCGGATTTCCTGCGCATAGGTGGGGCTGACCGTGGTGATCGCGTCGGCCGAGACGAGGCCGGCCTTGAGATAGCCGATGCCGCCATAATATTCGACGCCATCGACGCCCCAGGCTTGCGGCGGCAGGCCGAGCCGGGGGAAAATATCCGCGCCGAACCGCCCCTGAAAGGCGA is a window from the Sphingobium sp. CAP-1 genome containing:
- the glgA gene encoding glycogen synthase GlgA, coding for MTIKLLSVASEIYPLIKTGGLADVAGALPGALAGHGVAARTLVPGYPSVISRLGKAKVVRRYDDLFGAPATVLAAQVAGLDLLVLDAPDYFAREGGPYGDHGGNDWSDNWRRFAALSRVGADMAEGGLKGWRPDIVHVHDWQAAMTAAYMRFGPAASVPKVVTIHNLAFQGRFGADIFPRLGLPPQAWGVDGVEYYGGIGYLKAGLVSADAITTVSPTYAQEIRSSVHGMGLDGLINGRVDRLHGILNGVDTDIWNPAADALIPKAYHARALGARAGNRRALERRFGLEADGAPIFIIVSRLTWQKGMDLMVDALDHLVGMGAKLAVLGSGDHPLEGALLGAADRHRGRIGVQIGYDEPLSHLLQAGGDAILIPSRFEPCGLTQLYALRYGCVPVVARVGGLADTVIDANEAAVSAGAATGVVFTPSDPLALHGAINRVVELHRDKPVWQAMQRAGMRADFSWPHSAARYADLYRSLIAEAA